The following proteins are co-located in the Candidatus Paracaedibacter acanthamoebae genome:
- a CDS encoding adenylate/guanylate cyclase domain-containing protein gives MMNIWNSIKYLLSFGKCKEFFTKKRKLQSDILFESLAILSVSILLIIGYTYYSNTKTIFDQAQIYLQNSSVVLKDKIVKALEEAETSINVYTPLLSNTDLNKVTKNINYINSITSTLHSYSHLTTLYFGTPEGYFFEVSLPQTVAPYIVTLGSKLPENATSVIKVISHEDKPEPKESTVKDVNEIWTYVVDGKETLPSRVGEKTGYDHRKRDWYVNTSKSQLLQWSNIYVFASTLRGEAGITASQSIIDEKGVFKGVFAADISLKSFSDVLKQAKISNNAVAYIFDGKNQIVANSKSQPNVIVKDYNYKLLTVTDLGDPVLTTAIQQYDFENGKENFLHFSYQGNEYIAAFEEFPKLFQNNWKVVVISPLDDFVMQIKKNRNNTLLYSLVILLIAFMLAYGLARRISKPIIFLAEEAKKIQDLNLSGKVSIDSRIKEISELSQAIGSLKMTMQSFSYYIPKALVRKLINRKQSIHIGGKSKEVTLMFTDIAGFTSVSESLTPDKLVVHLSEYFEELTSIIMANNGTVDKYIGDAIMSFWGAPIPDRHHAYNACRAALLCQHRLSELNRIWKRGGFPVFNTRIGLHLGEVIIGNIGSSERMNYTAIGDSVNLCSRLEGLNKYYGTQIIVSEDVYDRVKDSFLMRPLDRVAVKGKNKAVRIYELIAQIKEDNSLLPTDEQLEFCANFEQAYKLFLTRQWEDALALFESITPINNVDLTLQIYAERCREYLKTPPPKEWDGSVHMTQK, from the coding sequence ATGATGAATATATGGAATAGCATAAAATATCTATTATCTTTTGGAAAATGCAAAGAGTTCTTCACCAAAAAAAGAAAGCTGCAGAGTGATATTTTATTTGAATCTCTGGCCATTCTATCGGTATCGATTTTATTGATCATCGGCTATACCTATTACAGCAATACCAAAACTATTTTTGATCAGGCACAAATTTACTTGCAAAACTCATCGGTGGTTTTAAAAGATAAAATTGTCAAAGCCTTAGAAGAAGCCGAAACAAGCATTAATGTTTACACGCCGCTCCTGAGTAATACGGATTTAAACAAAGTAACCAAAAATATTAATTACATTAATTCCATTACATCAACGTTGCACTCCTATTCCCACTTAACAACGCTCTATTTCGGAACGCCCGAAGGATATTTTTTCGAAGTCAGCCTTCCCCAAACAGTTGCACCCTATATTGTTACCTTAGGCTCAAAACTTCCAGAAAATGCGACCAGTGTTATTAAAGTTATCAGTCATGAAGATAAGCCTGAACCGAAAGAGTCGACCGTTAAGGATGTTAATGAAATTTGGACATATGTGGTTGATGGCAAAGAGACTTTACCCAGCCGAGTTGGGGAAAAAACCGGCTATGATCACAGAAAAAGGGATTGGTACGTTAATACATCTAAAAGTCAATTGCTGCAATGGAGTAATATCTATGTGTTTGCATCCACCTTGCGGGGAGAAGCTGGCATTACTGCTTCCCAATCTATTATTGATGAAAAAGGCGTGTTTAAAGGGGTTTTTGCAGCTGACATTAGTTTGAAAAGTTTTTCTGATGTATTAAAGCAGGCTAAAATTAGTAATAATGCTGTCGCTTATATATTTGATGGAAAGAACCAGATTGTCGCCAATTCTAAATCTCAACCCAATGTTATTGTTAAAGACTATAATTACAAGCTTTTAACTGTGACAGATTTAGGAGATCCAGTTTTAACAACGGCGATACAGCAATATGACTTTGAAAATGGTAAAGAAAACTTCCTACATTTTTCTTACCAAGGGAATGAATATATTGCGGCTTTTGAGGAATTTCCTAAACTATTCCAGAACAATTGGAAAGTTGTTGTTATCTCTCCCCTCGATGATTTCGTGATGCAGATCAAGAAAAATAGAAATAACACTCTGCTCTATTCATTGGTTATTCTTCTGATTGCTTTTATGTTGGCGTATGGATTAGCCCGTCGTATCTCTAAACCTATTATCTTTTTGGCTGAAGAAGCTAAAAAAATCCAAGACCTTAACTTAAGTGGCAAAGTTTCCATTGATTCAAGAATTAAAGAAATTTCTGAATTGTCACAAGCGATTGGTTCCTTAAAAATGACGATGCAGTCATTTTCTTATTATATTCCAAAAGCCTTAGTTCGAAAGCTAATTAACCGGAAACAGAGTATTCATATCGGTGGTAAGTCTAAAGAAGTCACCTTAATGTTTACAGATATCGCTGGTTTTACGAGTGTTTCAGAGTCCCTTACCCCTGACAAACTGGTCGTCCACCTCTCTGAATACTTTGAAGAACTAACGAGTATCATCATGGCTAATAACGGTACGGTTGATAAGTACATTGGGGATGCGATCATGTCATTTTGGGGAGCACCCATCCCCGATCGTCATCATGCCTATAATGCCTGCCGAGCAGCTTTATTATGCCAGCACCGCTTGTCAGAATTAAACCGTATTTGGAAACGCGGCGGTTTCCCTGTATTTAATACTCGCATTGGTCTGCATTTAGGGGAGGTAATTATTGGTAATATTGGGTCGTCTGAACGCATGAATTACACAGCTATTGGAGATAGTGTTAACTTATGCTCACGCTTGGAAGGCCTGAATAAATATTACGGAACACAAATTATCGTCAGTGAAGATGTTTATGATCGGGTGAAAGACTCATTTTTAATGCGCCCCCTCGATCGTGTTGCTGTGAAAGGGAAAAATAAAGCGGTCAGAATTTATGAATTGATTGCCCAAATAAAAGAAGATAATTCCTTACTGCCAACGGACGAACAGCTTGAATTCTGTGCTAATTTCGAACAAGCATACAAACTATTTTTAACACGGCAATGGGAAGATGCCTTAGCGCTGTTTGAATCAATAACACCGATCAATAATGTGGATCTAACCCTCCAGATTTATGCTGAGCGCTGCCGTGAATATTTAAAAACCCCTCCTCCTAAAGAGTGGGATGGCAGCGTCCATATGACTCAAAAATAG